The following nucleotide sequence is from uncultured Roseateles sp..
ACCGGTGCCCACCACGGCAAGCGCGTGCAGGCCCTGGGCGGCGCGAAGAACCATATGGTGGTGATGCCCGACGCCGACATCAAGCAGACCGTCGATGCGCTGATCGGCTCGGCCTACGGCTCGGCCGGCGAGCGCTGCATGGCGATTTCGGTGGCGGTGCTGGTCGGCGATGTGGCCGACAAGATCGTGCCCCTGCTGGCCGAGCGCGCCCGCACCCTGAAGATCAAGAACGGCATGGAGCTGGACGCCGAAATGGGCCCCATCGTCACCCGTGAGGCGCTGAACCGCATCGAGGGCTATGTGGGCATAGGCGTGCAGGAGGGCGCTTCGCTGGTCGTCGATGGCCGCGGCCACAAGGTGGCCGGCCATGAGGCCGGCTTCTTCACCGGCGGCACCCTGTTCGACCACGTGACGCCGAATATGCGCATCTACAAGGAAGAGATCTTCGGCCCGGTGCTGGCCTGCGTGCGCGTGCCCGACTTCGCCGCCGCTGTCGAGCTGGTCAATGGCCATGAGTACGGCAATGGCGTGGCCTGCTTCACCAGCGACGGCAATGTGGCCCGCGAGTTCGCCCGCCGCATCCAGGTCGGCATGGTCGGCATCAATGTGCCGATTCCGGTGCCCATGGCCTGGCATGGCTTCGGCGGCTGGAGGAAGAGCCTGTTCGGCGATATGCATGCCTACGGTGAAGAGGGCGTGCGCTTCTACACCAAGCAGAAGAGCGTGATGCAGCGCTGGTCGTCCAGCGCTCCCAAGGGCGCGGAATTCGCCATGCCAACCTCGAAGTAGCACCCGGTAGGCGTCGGCGGGGTTGTTCCTCGAACAACCCCGCACTCTCGGGTGTTCAGGGTAAGCCCTTGGTGGTAAGGTCTGTTGACACGCAGCGCATCCGCTGCTGTTTTTTTCAGGCTGCCCCTATCCGAGATGTTCGACTCAAGCCCTGAATCCGCCCCCGAGCTGACCAGCGCACAGCTGGAAGAGCTGTTGCGCCAGGCACGCCAGGCGCGCGAGGCGTTGCAGCTGCCGCAGGGGCTGGCCCTGGCCCATCAGGTCTGGGTGGCGGCCGACGACCAGGGCTATCTGTCGGAGCAGATCGAGGCCGGCTATCTGCGCGTGTTTTTCCTGGTGCGCCAGGGCGCGCTGGCCGAGATGCTGCGGGCCGGCGAGGAAGTCACGGCCCTGATGCGCGAGCAGGGGCCCAGCGAGCAGCTCTGCGAAGTGCTGCGCTGGATGACCTTGAGCAGCTTCGAATCCGGCGACTTCGAGCCCGCGATGCGCTTTGCCCATGAGGGCTGCTCGGTTGCCCAGCGCCTGGGCAACACGCGGCAGATTGCGCTGTCGCTGAACGCGCTGGCGGCGGTGTTCGAACGGATGGGCGACCCCTGGCAGGCCGAGCGCCTGATGGGCGAGGCGGCGGCCCTGGTGCGCGAGGGCGATTACGCCTTCGAGCGCATGATTTCGCTGAACAATCTCTGCGCCGTGACGCTGGGCGCCTACTACCTGCTGCAGGACGGCGAACGCTTTGATCTGGCCCGGCAGGCGCTGCAGCGTGGCAAGCAGTACGCGACCGAGGCCTTTGCGCTGGCTCAGGCGGCGGGTGACCCGTTTTCCCATGTGCTGACGGCCGGCAATCTGGGCGAGGTGGGCCTGCAGCTGGGCGATCTCGACGCGGCCGAGGCGCTGCTGCGGCCGGCGCTGGAGCAGGCCCAGGAGCATGGCCTGCAAGCCCATGTGCTGCGCCTGCGCTGCGTGCTGGCCGATCTGGCGCTGACGCGCGGGCAGGCCGAACAAGCCCATCAGGAGGTCAGCGGCCTGCTCGAGAATCTGAACGAGATGGCCTCGGTGCCGACGCGGCTGCGCGTGCACAAGCTGATGCACCGCAGCAGCAAGGCGCTGGGCTTGACGGCCGAGGCGCTGGAGCATCTGGAGGCACTGCACAAGATCGAGCGGCGCAGCACCACGGTGCAACTGGAGGCGCAGTCGCGCTTCTTCGTCACCCGGCTGGAGGCCGAACAGGCACGGCTGCAGGCCGAGCAGGCGGCTTCGTTTTCGCCACTCGGCGGGCCGGCCGCGCCGGTCGCTGCCGGACCGGACAATATCGATCCCCTCACCGGCCTGCGCAACCGCCGCCATCTGGAGTCGGTGATGCCCGGCCTGATGCTGACCGCCGAGGCCAAGAGCGCCTCGCTGACCCTGGCCCTGATCGACGTCGATCACCTCAAACACGTCAACACCGAGTTCGGCTATGCCGCCGGCGACCAGGTCCTGCAGCGCCTGGCCGACATGCTGCGCGACAACACCCGCGGCTCCGACATCCTGGTGCGCATGGACGGCGAGGAGTTTCTGGTCGTCTTTCCCGACACCGTGGCCGACCGTGCCTTCGAGGTCTGCGAACGTTTACGCGAGCATGTCGAGCTGCACCCCTGGAACGAAGTCGCGCCGGGCCTGCATGTCACGCTCAGCATAGGCCTGGCCAGCGCGCCGCCCTATGGCACCGACCTGCTGGCCGGCCGGGCGCAGAACGCCATGTACCGGGCCAAGCATCTGGGCATGAACCGGGTGGCCTTAGCCTGAATACCTTGTGGGTCAGACCTTGAGACCTGTGCGCAGCGCAGCCGAGAGTTCTGACCCCAACTGATTGGGTGTTTGTCTCCATGCTGCCAAAAATTGCTTTGATTACCGGCGCTGGCCGTGGCATCGGCGCCGCGACGGCGCTGCTCTGTGCCGAGCGGGGCTATGACCTGGCGCTGAACTACGCCCGCGATGAAGTGAGTGCGCTGGCGCTGGCCGAGCAGATTCGGGCGATGGGCCGGCGCGCCCTGCTGGTGCAGGCCGATGTGTCGCAAGAGGCCGAGGTGCTGCGCATGTTTGCCGCCATCGATGCCGGGCTGGGCCCGCTGACGGCCCTGGTCAACAACGCCGGCATCGTCGCCCCCGGTGCGCGGCTCGAGCAGATGACGGCCGAACGCATGCGCCGCGTGTTCGAGGTCAATGTGCTGGGCAGTTTGCTGTGTGCCCGCGAGGCGGTGCGGCGGATGGGCCGATCAAATGGCGGCAACGGTGGCGCCATCGTCAATGTCTCGTCGCGCGCGGCCCAGCTGGGCTCGCCGGGCGTGTATGTGGACTACGCCGCCAGCAAGGGCGCGATCGACACTTTCACCGTCGGCCTGGCGCGCGAGGTGGCCGGGGACGGCATACGCGTGAATGGCGTGCGGCCGGGCATTATCGATACCGAGATCCATGCCGGTGGCGGTCTCGGCGCCCAGCTGCCCGGCGTCGTTGCCGGCCTGCCGATGGCGCGCATGGGCACGGCGCAGGAGATTGCCCAGGCCATCGTCTGGCTGCTGTCCGATGCGGCCAGCTACACGACCGGGGCGCTGCTGGACGTCAGTGGCGGACGTTAACGTCGCTGCACCAGCACCGGTGTGAGATTGAGCGCTGCGCGCAGCCGCTCGGCTGCCTGGCGCGCCTCCTCGCGCGTCGGGTAGGGCCCGGCCTGCAGCCGGTGCAGGCTGCTGTCCTTGAAGATGGTCAGCAGCGGGGCCAGGCCCTCCAGATCGGCTGCCAGCTTCTGGCGCAGCGTTTCGGCCCCGTCCAGCCGTGAGAACGCGCCCAGCTGCAGCCAGTAGCCCGGGCTGGCGATCTTGGGGGCGGTGGGCAGGGCCGCCTCATCGTCGGGCAGCAGCAGGGCCGGATCGACCCTGGCCGCGGGCGCGAAGGTGAGGCTGCGCTCCGGCGCCCCGGCCGCCTCGCTGGCCACGAACACCGGCGTCGGGTTGTCGCGCCGCCAGGCGCCGGTGCGTATGTCCTCGAAGGTCAGGCGCTCGACCTCGACGGGGGTCACGCCACGCAGAATGTCCAGCTTCAGCGCAGCGGTGTAGCTGAGGTCGATCACACGCCCGCCATGGAAGGGGCCACGGTCATTGACGCGCACCAGCACCTCGCGGCCATTGGCCGGGTTGCGCACCCGGGCATAGCTGGGAATGGGCATGGTCGGGTGGGCGGCCGTCATCGCATACATGTTGTAGGTCTCGCCGCTGGAGGTCGAGCGGCCGTGGAACTTGCGGCCATACCAGGAGGCCAGGCCGCGCTCGACCAGCGGCTGGTCACCGGTCAGCGGCTCGTAGCGCCGGCCCAGCACCTCGTAGGGCTTGTTGGGCCCGCCCTGGCGCAGGGGCTCGACGCGCGGCTCGGCATCGGGCACCAGGTGCAGATTGGGCGGAATCACTGCCTCGGGGCCGTCGCGTCCCGGGTCGGGGGCGGGGCGGGGTGCGGTCGGCCCTGGCGCCGAGGAGGGCGTTCGAGGCGCGCCGGCGCAGCCGGCCAGCAGCAGGGCGACGGCCAGCACCGACAGCAATGGCCCGCGGCGCAGATGAAGCCTATCCATGGCGCGAGTGTAGGGCTCTTGCCCGCCGCGGCTGCCGCCGGGCCTGTGCGCCCTGCGCGCGGTATCCGCAAAGCCCACATGGGGCGGGCGCGGCCTGCGCGGTATCCTGCCGTTTTCCATTCACTGCCAACCACCGGGCCCGACCATGAGCAACTACATCTTTGCCCCCCAAGAGCAACCCAGCGTGGCGGTGCGCGGCAGCAGCGCCCGTTACGCGGTGTCGCGCATCTACTGCGTCGGCCGCAACTATGCCGCCCATGCGCGCGAGATGGGCGGCAACCCCGACCGCGAGCCGCCCTTTTACTTCACCAAGCCGGCCAATGCGCTGGTGCCCTCGGGCGCCACCGTGGCCTATCCACCCGGCACCAAGAACTACCACTACGAGATGGAGCTGGTGATCGCCATCGGCAAGCCGGTGTTCCGCGTCGCGGTTGAAGACGCGCTGGATGCCGTCTGGGGCTATGCCGCCGGCCTGGACATGACGCGCCGCGATCTGCAGGCCGAGGCCAAGGCGGCCGGCCGGCCCTGGGATCTGGCCAAGGGCTTCGAGCAATCGGCGGTGATCACCGAGCTGGTGCCTGCGGCCACGCTGGGCCACTTGGCCAAGGGCCGCATCGCGCTGTCCGTCAATGGCACGGTCAAGCAGCAAAGCGACCTGGCCGACATGATCTGGAGCGTGCCCGAGATCGTCGCCAACCTGTCGCAGTTCTACCATCTGCAGCCCGGCGACCTGATCTACACCGGCACGCCCGAGGGCGTCGGCGCGGTGCAGGCGGGTGACCTGATCACCGGCGAAATCGAAGGCCTTGACACGCTGAGCCTGAAGGTTGCCGCCGCGGAATAAACTCCGCCCATGTTTGAGCACAACGAAACCCTCGAAGAGGCGCGCCAGCGCAATATCCGCGACGCGCTGTTCGAGGACGTCGGCCTGTGCGACTGGACGGCCCAGCTGGTGCCGGCCGGTCAGCGCGTCAAGGCCCATGTGAGGGTGCGCGAAGCCGCGGTGCTGTGCGGCCGCGGCTGGTTCGACGGTACCCTGGCCGCGCTGGACCCGAGCGCGCGCATCGAGTGGCAGTACCAGGAGGGCGAGCTGATGAGCGCCGACACGGTGGTCTGCCAGATCACCGCCGACGCCCGCGCCCTGCTCACCGCCGAGCGTCCGGCGCTGAATTTTCTGCAACTGCTGTCGGCCACCGCCACGCTCACCCATGCCCATGTGCAGGCCATCGCCGGTGCCTCGACCAATCCGAACGGCTGCGCGGTGCTGGACACGCGCAAGACCCTGCCCGGCCTGCGCCTGGCGCAGAAGTACGCGGTGCGCGTCGGTGGCGGGCAGAACCAGCGCCTGGCCCTGTACGACGGCATCCTGATCAAGGAAAACCATATCGCCGCCGCCGGTGGCGTGCGCGCTGCCGTGCTGGCGGCGCAGGACCTGCATGCCGGCGTGGGCATACAGGTCGAGGTCGAGAACCTGGGCGAGCTGATCGAGGCATTGGAGGCCGGGGCCGAAAGCGTGCTGCTGGACAACTTCAGCGAGGCGATGATGGTCGAGGCCGTGGCCCTGACCGGCGGACGCGCGCTGCTCGAGGTCTCGGGCGGCGTGGCGCTGGACCAGCTGCGCTGGATTGCCGCCACCGGCGTCGATCGCATCTCGATCGGCCGGCTGACCAAGGACGTCAAGGCGGTGGATTACTCGATGCGGGTCGAGGGGCCGGCCTGAGGGCTTGAGGGTTCAAGCGGTTCTTGGCCGCGCCCTCAGGGCCGCGATACGGCCGCGCAGCGCCGCCTGCTGCTGCTCCAGCTCGGCCAGCTTGGCGGCCCAGTCGACCCGGCTCAGCTGCGTCGATTGATACAGGAACAGGGCATGCTGGGTGGCCAGCAGACGGTCGCCGGCCTCGCCCTCGGCTCGCGCCAGCGCAGCCACCCGGGGCGAGAAGCGCAGCGTATCGACCCCTGCCGCCAGCGCACTCAGCCGCTCGTGCGAACTCTCCATCATCATCAGCCGGCGCTGCGCTTTTTGCAGCTCGACCTCGGGGTTCTGCACCTCGAGCGCCGGGGCCGCGGTGACGGTGACGCGGTCGGGTGCCGGGGGCAGCCAGGCCGTCCAGGCGATGAAACCGGCCAGCCCCATGGCGGTCATTGCGAGGCCGCGGTACCAGGCCTGCCGGCTGCTTTCGGACAGAGACAGCGTCAGCGAGGGGGTGTGGGGCAGGGCAGCGGCAAGCATGATGGGGATTCCGGGCAACAGTCAGCGATGAGCAGACTGTGCGACGGGCCCGTATCAAGGCGGTTGCGGTGCCGGTTTCGTTTGTTTCAGGCTCAGGGGGCGTCGGGACTGAACAGCCACAGCAGCGCCGGCTTGAACTCAGCCCGCCAGGCGTCTTCGTTGTGCTCGGCCGCGGCCTGGGTGCTGAAACGCAGCTGTTCGGCCGGCAGGGCATGGCCGCTCAACGCCGCGACCATCTGCCGTGCATCGCGGTTCATCTCCCCGCCTTCGCGGCCGCCCATGTAAAGGTACAGCCGCGCATCGGCCGGCAGCGGACGCTGCGGGGCGTCGCGCAGCGCCGGTGCCGCCCAGTAGGACGGCGAGAAGATGCCGGCCTTGCTGAACACCTGCGGGTATTGCTGGATCGCATAGTGCGAGATCAGCCCGCCCATCGAGCTGCCCATCACCGCCGTGTGCTCGCGCCCGGGCCGGGTGCGGTATTGGCGGTCGATGTGCGGCTTCACCACCTCGACGATGAAGCGCGTGTAGGCCGCCCCCTCGCCCTTGCCGAACTTCGGATGGTCCCAGGGGTTGAGCTCGGTCATGCGCTGGTCGCCGCCGTTGTCTATGCCGACGACGATCAGCTTCAGCCCATGGCTGCGCGCCAGTTCGTCCAGGGTCTCGTCCACGCCCCACTCGCCGGCATAGGAGGTGAAGTCGTCGAACAGGTTCTGGCCATCGTGCATATAAAGCACCGGGTAGCGCTCGCTGCTCTGGGCATAGCCGGGAGGCAGATAGATGCGCAGCTGGCGTTGGCGGTCCATGCCGGGCATGGCCAGGGCCGTGGGCAACACCTCGACGCCGGGCAGGGCCGTGTGCGTCTTGACCCGGGGAGGAGCGGCGCAGCCCGCCAGGGTGAGCAGCAGGGCGGCGCCCGCGGTCAGCGTCAGCGTTCGTCTGATCATGTCTTGCTCCCGGGTGTTGCGGGGATGGCATAGAAGCTGAGAAACATGTCCACGCTGTCGTTCAGCAACCGGGTCTGCTCGGCCGCCGTCAGCGCCTGCTGGCCCATGGCCAGCTGGGGCCAGAAGGCCGAGCCCTTGAGCAGGGCCTGCAGCTGGTGGGCGGCGAACTGCGCATCGGCCGGGCGCAGCCGGCCGTCCTGCTGGGCCGCCCGTATCCAGGCGGCCAGGCCGGCGTCACCGTCTTCTTTTTCGCCGAGCCGCTCGACCATCGCCTGGGCCCGTTCGGGCGCATGCATCATCTCGGCCACGGCCACCCGCACCAGGTTCAGAAAACTCGGGTCATTGATCAGGCGCAGCTTGCCGGCCATCAGCGCCAGCAGCTGGTCGCGCAAGGGGCGGGCGGGGTCGTAGACCACCACGTCCAGGCCCTTGGCGCGCTGCCACAGCTGCATCAGGATTTCGGCGAACAGCTCGTCTTTGCTGGGGAAGTGGTTGTAGACGGTGCGCTTGGAGACCTCGGCTGCGGCGGCGATGCGGTCCATGCTGGTGCCGCCGAAGCCATGCTCGCGGAATTCGGCTATCGCGGCTCGCACGATGGCCTCGCGTTTTCTGTCGGTCAGGCGGCTGGGCGGCGCGGTGGGCATGTGCGAAGGGTCTTGGATACGGAGTGGAATAAAAATTTTACACCGGCCAGTTTACTTTTCAAAAACTCAATACTACACTGTGTAGTGTAATTTCTGGCCTGCCTTCCCGCTGAGCCTCATCCTCGTTGTTGGAGTCCTGACCACCATGGCCTACCGTCCTTTCAAAGCCTTGCGCTCCGCCGCCGCTCAGTTCCCGCAGTCGCCGCAGTTCGTGCGCGGCAAGTTCCGCAACGAGGCGCCGGCCCAGCGCCTGGGTTGGGAGAAGACGCTGCAGGTGATGTGGCGCTTTGTGCTCGACAAGCCGGCCGATGCGACGCCCAAGCGGCCGATTCCCGTGCTGCCGCTGACCCACACCGACCTGCTGGCCGCGCCCGATGGCAGCCTGTTCCGCCTCGGCCACTCGACCATGCTGCTGAAGCTGCAGGGCGAGTTCTGGCTCACCGATCCGGTGTTTTCCGAGCGCGCCTCGCCGTTCCAGTGGCTGGGCCCGAAGCGCTTCCACGCGCCGCCGATTGCCATCGCCGAGCTGCCGGCCATCAAGGGCGTGATCCTGTCGCACGACCACTACGACCATCTGGATCATGCCGCCATCCTGGCGCTGCGTCCCAAGGTCGAGCATTTCCTGACGCCGCTGGGCGTCGGCGACCGGCTGATCGAATGGGGCGTGCCGGCGGCCAAGGTGCAGCAGTTCGACTGGTGGCAGGGCGTGACGATTGCCGGTGTGCGCTTCGTCGCCACGCCGGCCCAGCATTTCTCGGGCCGGTCCTTGAGCGACGGCAACACCACCTTGTGGGCCTCCTGGGTCATCATCAGCGACGAGCTGCGCGTGTTCTTCAGCGGCGACACCGGCTATTTCGACGGCTTCAAGGCGATTGGCGAGCGCTTCGGCCCCTTCGACCTGACCCTGATCGAGACCGGCGCCTACAACACCGACTGGCCCGATGTGCATATGCAGCCCGAGCAAAGCCTGCAGGCCCATCTGGACGTCAGGGGCCGCTGGTTGCTGCCGGTGCACAACGGTACTTTCGATCTGGCCCTGCATCCCTGGCAGGAGCCCTTCGAGCGCATCACCGCGCTGGCCGCCGCCCAGGGCGTGCCCATGAGTGCGCCCAGGATGGGTGAGCGCATCAGCATCAAGGCGCCGCCGGCCTCCACCGGCTGGTGGCGCGAGCCGGCCGTCGAGCCGCTGGGCCTGAGCGCTCAGCCGGCCAGCGGTTCGTAAATCACCACCTCGCCCTGACGCCCGCGCACGGCCACCGGCCCCAGCACGGCGCAGGGCAGGGCGCCACCCAGCCGCGCATGGGTGGCCTCGCTGATCAGCAGCGAGGCGCCGCGCTGGCCGCACAGCTCCTGCAGACGGGCGGCCAGATTGACGTTGTCTCCCAGCACCGTGTAGGCACGGCGCTGGCGCGAGCCCAGGTCGCCGACCACCATAGACCCGCTGTGGATGCCTATGCTGATCGCCAGCTGGGGCCGGCCGGCGGCGGCGAAGCGCGCGTTCAAGCGCGTCAGTTCGGCCTGCATGGCCAGCGCCGCCTGCACCGCGTGCAGGGCATGGTCGGCATCGTCCAGCGGCGCGCCCCAGAAGGCCATCAGCGCATCGCCCATGTATTTGTCCAGGGTGCCGCGGTGCGTGCCGACGATCTCGGTCATGGCGGAAAAGTACTCGTGCATCAGCGCCGCCAGCTCAGCGGGGCTCAGCCGCTCGGCGATGCCGGTGAAGCCGCGCACATCGGCGAACAGCACGGTCAGCTCGGCGCTGCGGCTGGCCATCGAATAGCGGCCGGGATGCAAGCTCATCTCCTGCACCAGGGCCGGCGGCACGTAATGGCCGAACAGCGCGCCCAGGCGCCGCTTGGCACCCCGCTCGCCGAAGTAGGCGAACAGCAGGTGCAGGCCCAGCAGGCCGGGCAGCAGCAGCAGGCCCGCGGCCAGCGGCAGCGCCTGCCGGGCCCAGACCCAGGCGGTGAAGTTCAGGCCCAGCAGCAGCACCAGCCACAGCAGGGCGGAGGCGATCACGCCCGGCCAGCTCAGCCGCGGCAGCAGCCACAGCAGGCTCAGGCCCATCAGCAGCAGCACGGCGGCCTCCAGCGCCGGGGCATGGCCGGGCGCGCTGGCCAGGCTGCCGTCGAGCAGACCCGACAGCACGCTGGCATGGACGGCCACGCCCGGATAGGCGCTGGCCAGCGGCGTGGTGCGCTGGTCCAGCAGGCCCGGCGCGCTGCTGCCCAGCAGCACCACACGGCCGCGCAGCGCGTCCGCCGGCAGGCGCCCGGCGAGCAGATCGGCGACCGAATAGCGGGCATAGTCGCCGCCGGCGGCTCGGTAGGGCACGAGCACGGCGGCCTGGCCATCGGTGGGCAAGAGCAGCGGGCCGCGCGGCGTGGCCAGGCTCAGGCCGACCAGCGGCGCCGGGCAGGCGACCAGGGGCGCCCGCACCGGCGTGATGGCCGCGTTGCCCATCAAGGTCTGCGCCAGCACCAGGGGCAGGGCGGCATAGGCCTGGCCCTGGTGCCGCGCCAGCAGCGGCATGCGTCGGGTGATGCCATCGGCATCGGCCAGCGCATTCAGAAAACCGGCCTGGGTACTGGCCTGCTGCAGCGGCGCCAGGTTGGCGCCATAGCCCTGCCAGTCGGTCAGCGCCGCGAGCTGCGAGCCCATCACGGCCGGCGCCACGCTGGGCGGCGGCAGGCTGCCGATGCGCGCCGCGCCGTCGGCGTTCGACAGATGAAAGCCCAGCACCACCGCATGCTGCTGCAACACCCGGGCCAGGCGGGCGTCATGGTCCAGGCTGGGGCGCAGCGTCTGCAGCTGATCGGTGAAGGCCGTGTCATCGCGCAGCGGGCCGGCGGCCAGCGCCTCCAGCGTGCTCAGGCCGGAGCTGTCGTCGGGTTCGGCCAGCACCATGTCCAGGCCCAGCAACAGTGCGCCCCCGGGGCTGAAGGCCTTTTCGATGACCTCGGCCAGCAGCGAGCGCTTCCAGGGCCAGCGGCCCAGCTGAGCCAAGGACCGCTCGTCGATGTCCAGTATCACGATGCGTGGGTCGGCTGTGGCCGGGGCGAACAGGCGCAGCCGGGCGTCATACAGCTGCAGCTCCAGCCGCGCCAGGCCGGGCAGCTGCAGATGCTGGGTGGCGTGGGCCAGCATCAGCCCCACCAGACCCAGGCCGGCCAGCCAACGCAGCAGCGCCGGCCAGGCGGCCAACCAGCGCTCAGCGAAGCTTGATCTCGACACGGCGGTTGCGCGCTTCGGCCACCTCATCGGCGGTGGGCACCAACGGCTCGCGCTCGCCCCGGCCGGCGACGCTGATCAGCTCGCGTGCCACGCCCAGGGCCACCAGCAGTTCGCGCACCGCCTGCGCCCGTGCCAGCGACAGCCGGTCGTTGGCCTCGGACCCACCCACGCGGTCGGTGTGGCCGGTCACCATCAGCTCGCCCGCCGCCTGGGCGGCCAGCGCCGCGCGCACCTCGGCCAGCACCGGGGCCGTCTCGGGCGTCAGCCCGTCGGCGTTGCTGCGGAAGTTGACGGTGAAGCTGCGCGGGCGCGGCGGCTGCATGGCCAGCAGAGGACCGTAGGCACGCTGCACCGCCTCGGCACTGCTCAGGCCGGAGCGCAGCTGCCCGCCCGCCACCTCGGCCTG
It contains:
- a CDS encoding adenylate/guanylate cyclase domain-containing protein, whose product is MSRSSFAERWLAAWPALLRWLAGLGLVGLMLAHATQHLQLPGLARLELQLYDARLRLFAPATADPRIVILDIDERSLAQLGRWPWKRSLLAEVIEKAFSPGGALLLGLDMVLAEPDDSSGLSTLEALAAGPLRDDTAFTDQLQTLRPSLDHDARLARVLQQHAVVLGFHLSNADGAARIGSLPPPSVAPAVMGSQLAALTDWQGYGANLAPLQQASTQAGFLNALADADGITRRMPLLARHQGQAYAALPLVLAQTLMGNAAITPVRAPLVACPAPLVGLSLATPRGPLLLPTDGQAAVLVPYRAAGGDYARYSVADLLAGRLPADALRGRVVLLGSSAPGLLDQRTTPLASAYPGVAVHASVLSGLLDGSLASAPGHAPALEAAVLLLMGLSLLWLLPRLSWPGVIASALLWLVLLLGLNFTAWVWARQALPLAAGLLLLPGLLGLHLLFAYFGERGAKRRLGALFGHYVPPALVQEMSLHPGRYSMASRSAELTVLFADVRGFTGIAERLSPAELAALMHEYFSAMTEIVGTHRGTLDKYMGDALMAFWGAPLDDADHALHAVQAALAMQAELTRLNARFAAAGRPQLAISIGIHSGSMVVGDLGSRQRRAYTVLGDNVNLAARLQELCGQRGASLLISEATHARLGGALPCAVLGPVAVRGRQGEVVIYEPLAG
- a CDS encoding OmpA family protein; protein product: MSRLATLALVALLSACAKPPERVILLPGAEGRSGALLVQPQEGARAPLLLNQAYAQAEVAGGQLRSGLSSAEAVQRAYGPLLAMQPPRPRSFTVNFRSNADGLTPETAPVLAEVRAALAAQAAGELMVTGHTDRVGGSEANDRLSLARAQAVRELLVALGVARELISVAGRGEREPLVPTADEVAEARNRRVEIKLR